The following coding sequences are from one Paenibacillus stellifer window:
- the glyS gene encoding glycine--tRNA ligase subunit beta, protein MAKDLLFEIGLEEIPARFIRAAMEQLKERTEKWLESSRIRHGEVQAFATPRRLAVLVKDASERQTDVSEEVKGPSRKIALGEDGAWSKAALGFARSQGVSPDDFTFKELGGVEYIYATKNSKGVESASLLAEGLTGIVHAMTFPKNMRWGAYDFKFVRPIRWLVALFGSDVIDFEIAGVKTGNVSRGHRFLGKETVIQQPSQYVEALREQYVIADVKERESLILKQINHLAAEKDWTIAIKEDLLEEVLFLVETPTVLFGTFDPSFLNIPQEVLITSMREHQRYFPVLDKDGKLLPYFVTVRNGNAEHLDTIAKGNEKVLRARLSDAKFFYEEDQKLKIEDALAKLENIVYHEELGSVADKVRRIRQISDALAAKLGAAESAKVSRAADICKFDLVTQMVYEFPELQGTMGEDYARLAGEDEQVAKAVFEHYQPRFAGDVIPSTEAGSIVSIADKIDTIVGCFSIGIIPTGSQDPYALRRQTAGIVQIVLERKLPIGLNDIFDIAIQVHENSRNLKLSEGELRITLYEFFGLRVKRLLEGSIRYDVIDAVMAAGYDNIVSVVSRSRALADTIASQENFKTTVDSFTRVGNLASKAGAAVLDPALFSEAAEGALYEAWQSIHLPYAKALDSGDMTLALSLLSGMSDAITAFFDSVMVMADDEAVRGNRLALLAGVDGDMKSFADFGKLVW, encoded by the coding sequence TTGGCTAAGGATTTGCTGTTTGAAATCGGCCTGGAGGAAATCCCGGCGCGCTTCATCCGCGCAGCGATGGAGCAGCTCAAAGAGAGAACGGAGAAATGGCTGGAGTCTTCCCGCATCAGGCATGGCGAGGTGCAGGCGTTCGCAACGCCGCGCCGTCTGGCGGTTCTCGTGAAGGACGCTTCCGAGCGTCAAACAGATGTCAGCGAAGAAGTGAAGGGACCTTCACGCAAAATCGCGCTCGGCGAAGATGGAGCGTGGAGCAAGGCGGCGCTCGGATTTGCACGCAGCCAGGGCGTAAGCCCGGATGATTTTACATTCAAGGAACTGGGCGGCGTTGAGTACATCTACGCCACCAAGAACAGCAAGGGCGTTGAGTCGGCTTCTTTGCTGGCTGAAGGACTGACGGGCATCGTGCATGCGATGACTTTTCCAAAGAATATGCGCTGGGGCGCTTACGACTTCAAGTTTGTCCGTCCGATCCGCTGGCTGGTCGCTCTGTTCGGCAGCGATGTCATTGATTTTGAAATCGCCGGCGTCAAGACCGGCAATGTCAGCCGCGGCCATCGGTTCCTTGGGAAGGAGACGGTGATTCAGCAGCCCTCACAGTATGTGGAGGCACTTCGGGAACAGTATGTAATCGCTGACGTCAAGGAGCGCGAAAGCCTGATCCTGAAACAGATCAACCATCTTGCTGCGGAGAAGGACTGGACAATTGCAATCAAGGAGGATCTCCTTGAAGAAGTGCTCTTCCTGGTGGAGACGCCGACCGTGCTGTTCGGAACCTTCGATCCGTCGTTCCTGAATATTCCCCAGGAAGTGCTGATTACGTCCATGCGCGAGCATCAGCGCTATTTCCCGGTGCTTGACAAGGACGGCAAGCTGCTGCCGTATTTCGTAACGGTGCGCAACGGCAACGCGGAGCATTTGGATACGATCGCCAAAGGCAACGAGAAGGTGCTGCGCGCCCGTCTGTCCGACGCGAAGTTCTTCTACGAAGAAGATCAGAAGCTGAAGATCGAGGATGCACTCGCGAAGCTGGAGAATATCGTGTATCATGAAGAGCTCGGAAGCGTTGCGGACAAGGTGCGCCGCATCCGGCAAATTTCCGACGCGCTGGCTGCCAAGCTTGGCGCAGCTGAGAGTGCGAAGGTCAGCCGCGCAGCTGACATCTGCAAGTTCGACCTCGTGACCCAGATGGTCTACGAATTTCCGGAGCTACAAGGAACGATGGGCGAGGATTACGCCCGTCTCGCCGGTGAAGACGAGCAGGTCGCCAAAGCGGTGTTCGAGCATTATCAGCCGCGGTTTGCAGGCGACGTCATTCCGTCGACCGAAGCCGGGTCCATCGTCAGCATCGCTGATAAGATCGACACGATTGTCGGCTGCTTCTCGATCGGCATCATTCCGACAGGTTCCCAGGACCCTTACGCGCTTCGCCGCCAGACGGCGGGCATCGTGCAGATCGTGCTGGAGCGCAAACTGCCGATCGGATTAAACGATATTTTCGACATCGCCATTCAGGTGCATGAAAATAGCCGAAATTTGAAACTTTCTGAGGGTGAGCTGCGTATAACCCTATATGAGTTCTTCGGTCTTCGCGTCAAGCGTCTGCTGGAAGGCAGTATTAGATATGACGTGATCGATGCGGTGATGGCTGCAGGCTATGACAATATCGTATCCGTTGTGTCCCGAAGCCGGGCGCTGGCGGATACAATCGCGTCCCAGGAGAACTTCAAGACCACTGTTGATTCGTTCACCCGTGTCGGAAATCTGGCCTCCAAGGCCGGAGCAGCCGTGCTCGATCCGGCGCTCTTTAGCGAAGCGGCTGAGGGTGCGCTGTACGAAGCGTGGCAGTCGATTCATCTGCCTTACGCCAAGGCATTGGACAGCGGCGATATGACTCTTGCGCTTTCCCTTCTGTCAGGAATGAGCGACGCCATTACCGCTTTCTTCGATTCGGTTATGGTTATGGCGGACGACGAAGCGGTCCGCGGCAACCGGCTGGCTCTGCTCGCCGGCGTCGATGGAGACATGAAGAGCTTTGCGGATTTCGGCAAGCTGGTCTGGTAG
- the glyQ gene encoding glycine--tRNA ligase subunit alpha yields MNFQQMILTLNEFWAKQNCIIVQPYDTEKGAGTMNPMTFLRSLGPEPWKVAYVEPSRRPSDGRYGENPNRLYQHHQYQVIIKPSPDNIQEIYLDSLKALGVDPLQHDIRFVEDNWENPSLGCAGLGWEVWLDGMEITQFTYFQQVGGIETSPVSVEITYGMERLASYIQEKENVFDLEWVDGLTYGDVFHQPEVEHSTYTFEVSDVSMLFGLFNTYEAEARRAMDRHLVFPAYDYVLKCSHTFNLLDARGAISVTERTGFITRVRNLARQVAATYVEEREKLGFPLLKKEGVQLG; encoded by the coding sequence ATGAATTTTCAGCAGATGATCTTGACGCTGAATGAGTTCTGGGCGAAACAGAACTGCATTATCGTCCAGCCCTACGATACGGAAAAGGGCGCGGGTACGATGAATCCGATGACGTTCCTGCGTTCGCTCGGACCGGAGCCATGGAAGGTTGCTTATGTCGAGCCTTCCCGCCGTCCGTCTGACGGACGTTACGGGGAGAATCCAAACCGCCTGTACCAGCATCACCAATACCAGGTCATTATTAAGCCGTCGCCGGACAATATTCAGGAAATTTACCTGGACAGCCTGAAAGCGCTCGGCGTCGATCCGCTCCAGCACGATATCCGGTTCGTCGAAGACAACTGGGAGAATCCGTCGCTGGGCTGCGCCGGCCTCGGCTGGGAAGTATGGCTGGATGGTATGGAAATCACACAGTTCACGTATTTCCAGCAGGTGGGCGGCATTGAGACAAGCCCGGTATCGGTTGAGATTACGTATGGCATGGAGCGTCTCGCTTCCTATATCCAGGAGAAGGAAAATGTATTCGACCTGGAGTGGGTGGACGGCCTGACCTATGGTGACGTGTTCCACCAGCCGGAAGTGGAGCACTCCACCTATACCTTCGAGGTGTCGGATGTGAGCATGCTGTTCGGACTGTTCAATACGTATGAGGCGGAAGCCAGACGGGCCATGGACCGGCATCTCGTGTTCCCGGCCTATGATTATGTGCTGAAATGCTCGCACACTTTCAATCTGCTGGACGCGCGCGGCGCAATCAGCGTGACGGAACGGACGGGCTTTATTACAAGAGTGCGCAACCTGGCCCGCCAGGTGGCGGCAACGTATGTAGAGGAGCGCGAGAAACTCGGCTTCCCGCTGCTGAAGAAAGAAGGTGTTCAGCTTGGCTAA
- the recO gene encoding DNA repair protein RecO gives MLHRVEGIVLRSMDYGEGNAIVTLCTENTGKVGVLVRGAKKVKSRHAALVQPFTQGLYVFFRNNSGLGTLNSGEIIDSHHAIREDLVKAAYGAYACELLDRVLHDEETGSFWFRQLSACLNALEQGKEPGVIINVFEMKILQAAGYGPQLDACVVCGEEKPDEELRISPRLGGVLCRACRHNDPPAMEVSLRTLKLLRLFAALDLTRLGNVDVKESTREELKKVMRAFMDTQLGLHLKSQSFLDQLDKYGI, from the coding sequence ATGCTACACAGGGTTGAAGGGATCGTCCTCCGCAGTATGGACTACGGCGAAGGGAATGCGATCGTTACACTTTGCACCGAAAACACGGGCAAGGTAGGCGTTCTCGTCAGGGGAGCCAAGAAGGTGAAGAGCCGCCATGCCGCTCTGGTCCAGCCTTTTACACAGGGTCTTTATGTTTTTTTTCGAAATAACAGCGGTCTCGGGACACTGAACTCCGGCGAGATTATCGATTCCCATCATGCGATCCGCGAGGATTTGGTCAAAGCGGCCTACGGCGCTTACGCCTGTGAGCTGCTGGACCGCGTGCTCCATGACGAAGAGACGGGCAGCTTCTGGTTCCGGCAGCTGTCGGCATGTCTGAACGCGCTGGAACAAGGCAAGGAACCGGGCGTTATCATCAATGTGTTCGAGATGAAAATTCTGCAGGCGGCCGGCTACGGACCGCAGCTTGATGCCTGTGTCGTCTGCGGCGAAGAGAAGCCGGACGAGGAGCTGAGAATCAGTCCGAGGCTGGGCGGCGTGCTGTGCCGCGCCTGCCGGCACAATGATCCGCCGGCTATGGAGGTCTCGCTCCGGACGCTGAAGCTCCTGCGCCTGTTCGCCGCCCTCGACCTGACCAGGCTCGGGAATGTCGATGTCAAAGAGAGCACGCGCGAGGAACTCAAAAAGGTCATGCGCGCGTTCATGGACACCCAGCTTGGTCTGCATCTGAAATCGCAGAGCTTCCTGGACCAGCTCGATAAATACGGGATTTGA
- a CDS encoding YqzL family protein produces the protein MRDFSWKYFAMTGDVDAYLLYRQAADMPEGEAGTAGEDEQVYDEEAQ, from the coding sequence ATGCGAGATTTTTCGTGGAAGTATTTTGCAATGACTGGTGATGTCGACGCCTACCTGCTGTACCGCCAGGCAGCGGATATGCCTGAAGGGGAAGCCGGAACCGCGGGGGAAGATGAGCAGGTCTATGATGAAGAAGCTCAGTAA
- the era gene encoding GTPase Era: MSFHSGFVAIIGRPNVGKSTLMNQVIGQKIAIMSDKPQTTRNKIHGVYTTNKSQIVFLDTPGIHKRQSKLGDYMNQTAISTLGEVEAVLFLIDASEGLGGGDRFIAEQLKNVKTPVILVMNKIDKLEPDALLPMITEYSKLHDFAEIVPISAKVGSNVNTLLEQLEKYLPEGPQYYPEDQVTDHPEQFVIAELIREKILHLTREEVPHSIAVAIEDMRAESNGVVHISAVIFVERDSQKGIIIGKQGAMLKEVGRRARTDIENLLGSKTFLELWVKVKKDWRNQERVLRDLGFHKDQ, translated from the coding sequence ATGTCATTCCATTCAGGCTTTGTCGCAATTATCGGCAGGCCCAATGTCGGCAAATCGACACTGATGAACCAGGTCATCGGCCAGAAGATCGCTATCATGTCGGACAAGCCGCAGACAACACGCAACAAAATTCACGGGGTATATACGACGAATAAGTCCCAGATCGTCTTCCTCGATACGCCGGGTATTCACAAACGCCAGTCCAAGCTGGGCGATTACATGAACCAGACCGCTATAAGCACGCTGGGCGAGGTAGAGGCGGTACTGTTCCTGATCGATGCATCCGAAGGACTCGGAGGCGGAGACCGCTTCATTGCCGAGCAGCTGAAAAATGTGAAGACGCCGGTCATACTCGTCATGAACAAAATCGACAAGCTGGAGCCGGATGCGCTGCTGCCGATGATTACGGAGTACAGCAAGCTCCATGATTTTGCCGAGATCGTACCGATTTCCGCCAAAGTGGGCAGCAATGTGAATACGCTTCTGGAGCAGCTGGAGAAGTATTTGCCGGAAGGGCCGCAGTATTATCCGGAGGATCAGGTCACCGACCATCCGGAGCAGTTCGTTATCGCCGAGCTGATCCGTGAGAAAATTCTGCACCTGACCCGTGAAGAGGTCCCGCATTCCATTGCGGTGGCGATTGAGGACATGCGCGCCGAATCGAACGGAGTCGTGCATATTTCGGCTGTTATTTTTGTCGAGCGCGATTCGCAAAAAGGCATTATTATCGGCAAGCAGGGCGCCATGCTGAAAGAAGTCGGCAGACGGGCCCGCACCGATATCGAGAACCTGCTGGGCTCGAAGACGTTTCTTGAGCTGTGGGTCAAAGTGAAAAAAGACTGGCGGAACCAGGAGCGCGTTCTGCGCGATTTGGGCTTCCACAAGGATCAGTAA
- a CDS encoding cytidine deaminase, which yields MDSKLLLQEAVKAHANAYIPYSRFGVGAALLDQDGKVHQGFNIENAAYGATNCAERTALFSAMAHGQKPGTFKALAVVGDTDLPITPCGICRQVIAELCDPDMKIILGNMKGDIRETTVRELLPGAFGSEELRQGQKPE from the coding sequence ATGGATTCCAAACTTCTGCTGCAAGAAGCTGTCAAAGCACATGCCAACGCCTATATTCCATACTCCCGTTTTGGTGTGGGAGCCGCGCTTCTCGATCAGGACGGAAAGGTGCACCAGGGCTTCAACATTGAAAACGCCGCTTACGGTGCAACCAACTGCGCGGAGCGCACCGCTCTGTTCAGCGCGATGGCCCATGGACAAAAGCCAGGCACATTCAAGGCGCTCGCCGTTGTCGGCGACACGGATCTGCCGATCACGCCCTGCGGCATCTGCCGCCAGGTGATTGCCGAGCTGTGCGATCCCGATATGAAGATCATCCTCGGCAATATGAAGGGCGATATTCGCGAGACGACGGTCCGCGAGCTGCTTCCCGGCGCCTTCGGCTCCGAGGAATTGAGACAAGGACAGAAACCGGAGTAA
- a CDS encoding diacylglycerol kinase family protein: MRVHSGVAVIVLVLAAVFRVSPGDWMLLLLAITLVLGTELMNTAVESVVDLVSPDIHPLAKAAKDTAAGAVLLTAVFAVIAGLYVFYHPVMDWITGFMS; the protein is encoded by the coding sequence ATGAGGGTTCACTCCGGAGTCGCCGTCATCGTGCTTGTATTGGCCGCTGTGTTCCGGGTGTCGCCGGGCGACTGGATGCTCCTGCTGCTGGCAATTACGCTGGTTCTCGGCACCGAGCTGATGAATACGGCGGTGGAATCGGTGGTCGATCTCGTGTCTCCGGACATTCATCCTCTGGCCAAGGCGGCCAAGGATACCGCCGCTGGGGCGGTGCTGCTGACCGCCGTGTTCGCGGTGATTGCGGGTCTGTATGTTTTTTACCATCCGGTGATGGACTGGATCACAGGGTTTATGTCATAA
- the ybeY gene encoding rRNA maturation RNase YbeY: MSLQLVWNNEQQEMEIGESLISLMEQILEKAGKLEGVDGGEVDLTFVDNERIHELNREYRGIDRPTDVLSFALNESGEDEPEIVYEVEDSSEDIPDMLGDIIISVTRAKEQAEEYGHSLERELGFLFVHGFLHLLGYDHQDEASEAEMMGKQEQVLSQVGLTR; the protein is encoded by the coding sequence ATGAGCTTGCAGCTGGTATGGAACAATGAGCAGCAGGAAATGGAAATCGGCGAATCGCTGATCTCGCTGATGGAGCAAATTTTGGAAAAAGCGGGCAAGCTGGAAGGGGTCGACGGCGGCGAAGTTGATCTGACCTTTGTCGATAACGAACGGATTCATGAATTGAACCGGGAATACCGGGGCATCGACCGTCCGACCGATGTGCTCTCATTCGCTCTGAATGAGTCCGGAGAGGACGAGCCTGAAATCGTCTATGAGGTTGAGGATTCGTCGGAAGACATTCCTGACATGCTGGGAGATATTATCATCTCCGTCACCCGGGCCAAGGAGCAGGCGGAAGAGTACGGACATTCGCTGGAACGCGAGCTGGGCTTCTTGTTCGTACACGGCTTTCTCCATCTGCTGGGCTATGATCATCAGGATGAAGCATCCGAGGCGGAAATGATGGGCAAGCAGGAGCAGGTGCTCTCGCAGGTGGGGCTGACCCGCTGA
- a CDS encoding HD family phosphohydrolase, whose product MTSKQPSKFSGFTYNNSGWKYSAGARYALFLLLGILFYFSLSPDLLPKRYDIKEGTHSAKEITSPSRIPDKKATLKAQEEAAQNVDTKYEIIQIRPENLVTSLLDRIDRLNQDDSISQSDKTAIYREEIPQRANDYVLSFVASARNSGTYSNNLLDEMQTRIKEQAYSIPEETYIKIPRLTSQDIIEMKPVARDIVSRLMNDQIKEADAARAKVAEQVSISSLTQRTAREVVQELARLAITANKFYDEDATKDAEVQARENTPPVYIEQGEVLVAKGQLITPELYQLLDENGLLRTNIDYWPQLGLLILSALLAFGLLMFIRQSGSTGSSGFKYNNSQLLMLVLVFLITILSLRIAAFLQSDTRPYMGYLAPVAIGAMLVSLLLDITLAYFCSFLFAALASVILNLQQNTIFDFNYGFFALVVSFTAVFATYRAGQRATLFKGGILVCLLGSLTVFMTKLLGGGDWQQVQTVYAIGFAFAGGLVTVVLVIGLMPFFESAFGILSALKLVELSNPNHPLLRKLLIETPGTYHHSVMVGNLSEAAAEAIGADGLLCRVGSYYHDIGKTKRPFYFIENQNNMENPHDSIDPMLSKSIIVAHARDGVEMLKEYKLPKPIRDIAEQHHGTTFLHYFYHKALRQAEEKGVEPDFTEDDFRYPGPKAQSKESAVIGIADSVEAAVRSLRSPTVEQVETMIEKIIKSRLDDHQFDECDLTLKELDIIARTLKETVMGIFHSRIEYPEEAKKPKKEEGAVHA is encoded by the coding sequence ATGACTTCAAAGCAACCCTCCAAATTCAGCGGATTCACCTACAACAATTCCGGCTGGAAGTATAGCGCGGGGGCGCGCTATGCTTTGTTTTTGCTGCTGGGTATTTTGTTCTATTTCAGCCTGTCTCCGGATCTGCTCCCCAAACGGTATGACATCAAAGAGGGAACCCACAGCGCCAAGGAGATCACATCACCGAGCAGGATTCCCGATAAAAAGGCGACGCTGAAGGCGCAGGAGGAGGCCGCCCAGAACGTAGATACGAAATACGAGATTATCCAGATCCGTCCGGAGAATCTCGTAACTTCCCTGCTCGACCGCATCGACCGTCTTAATCAGGATGATTCGATCTCCCAAAGCGACAAAACCGCCATCTACCGGGAGGAGATCCCGCAGCGGGCGAATGATTATGTGCTGAGCTTTGTGGCGTCGGCCCGCAATTCCGGGACATACTCGAATAATCTGCTGGATGAGATGCAGACCCGGATCAAAGAACAGGCGTATTCTATCCCGGAAGAAACCTATATCAAGATTCCGCGCCTGACCTCCCAGGACATTATCGAGATGAAGCCGGTAGCCCGTGACATCGTCAGCCGTCTGATGAATGATCAGATCAAGGAGGCCGATGCCGCCCGGGCCAAGGTGGCCGAGCAGGTCAGCATCAGCTCGCTTACGCAGCGTACGGCCCGCGAGGTCGTGCAGGAGCTCGCCCGGCTGGCGATTACGGCCAATAAATTTTACGATGAGGATGCGACCAAGGATGCGGAGGTTCAGGCCCGCGAGAACACGCCTCCCGTCTATATCGAGCAGGGTGAGGTGCTGGTAGCCAAAGGCCAGCTTATCACGCCTGAGCTCTATCAGCTGCTGGACGAGAACGGACTGCTTCGGACCAACATCGATTATTGGCCGCAGCTTGGCCTCTTGATCCTGTCCGCTCTGCTGGCATTCGGTCTCTTAATGTTCATCCGGCAGTCGGGGAGCACCGGTTCTTCCGGCTTCAAGTATAATAACTCCCAACTGCTTATGCTGGTTCTCGTCTTTCTGATTACAATCTTATCCCTGCGAATCGCGGCGTTCCTCCAGAGCGATACCCGGCCTTATATGGGATATCTGGCACCTGTCGCCATCGGAGCGATGCTCGTCTCGCTGCTGCTTGATATTACGCTGGCTTATTTCTGTTCGTTCTTGTTCGCTGCGCTTGCCAGCGTCATTCTGAACCTGCAGCAGAATACGATCTTCGATTTCAATTACGGCTTCTTCGCGCTTGTCGTGTCGTTCACCGCCGTGTTCGCAACCTATCGTGCGGGACAGCGGGCGACGCTGTTCAAGGGCGGCATACTCGTCTGCCTGCTCGGATCGCTGACCGTATTCATGACCAAGCTACTTGGCGGCGGCGACTGGCAGCAGGTTCAAACCGTATATGCCATTGGCTTCGCATTCGCCGGCGGCCTTGTAACCGTCGTTCTAGTCATCGGACTAATGCCTTTCTTCGAATCGGCTTTCGGCATTCTTTCCGCTCTGAAGCTTGTGGAACTGTCCAATCCGAATCACCCGCTGCTGCGCAAGCTGCTGATCGAGACGCCGGGAACGTACCACCACAGCGTTATGGTCGGCAATTTGTCGGAGGCTGCAGCCGAGGCGATTGGCGCGGACGGTCTGCTGTGCCGGGTCGGCTCCTATTACCACGATATCGGGAAGACAAAGAGGCCGTTTTATTTTATCGAGAACCAGAACAATATGGAAAATCCGCATGATTCGATCGATCCCATGCTAAGCAAATCCATCATCGTTGCCCATGCCCGCGACGGGGTGGAAATGCTGAAGGAGTATAAGCTACCGAAGCCGATACGGGATATCGCGGAGCAGCATCACGGAACGACGTTTTTGCATTATTTTTACCATAAGGCGCTTCGGCAGGCGGAGGAAAAAGGCGTGGAGCCCGACTTCACCGAGGATGATTTCCGCTACCCCGGCCCGAAGGCGCAGTCGAAGGAATCGGCGGTCATCGGCATTGCCGACAGCGTGGAGGCGGCCGTGCGCTCGCTGCGTAGCCCTACTGTGGAACAGGTAGAGACGATGATCGAGAAGATTATCAAGAGCCGTCTGGACGATCATCAGTTCGACGAGTGCGACCTGACGCTGAAGGAGCTGGATATTATCGCACGAACGCTGAAAGAGACGGTGATGGGCATTTTCCATTCGCGGATTGAATACCCGGAGGAAGCCAAGAAGCCGAAAAAAGAGGAAGGGGCCGTGCATGCATGA
- a CDS encoding PhoH family protein, which translates to MSDKTASIRISLQNAGEALALFGPQDGFLKLIEREIPAVIDSREAELNVRGGEREVDMLAQLFQSLLSLVRSGYILSERDVQYAVELAKDFRADQLLDLFKGEITTTFRGKPIRVKTIGQKHYVTTIKKRDIVFGIGPAGTGKTYIAVVLAVAALKEGSVKRIILTRPAVEAGESLGFLPGDLQEKVDPYLRPLYDALYDVMGPDQVAKALERGLIEIAPLAYMRGRTLDDSFIILDEAQNTTPEQMKMFLTRLGFGSKMVITGDVTQIDLPRGKKSGLIEANTILSGIDEIGFVYFAEQDVVRHSLVQKIIVAYEHSAENLE; encoded by the coding sequence TTGTCAGATAAGACTGCAAGCATACGCATATCTTTGCAAAACGCGGGAGAAGCGCTGGCGCTTTTCGGCCCGCAGGACGGATTCCTTAAGCTGATTGAGAGAGAAATCCCCGCCGTGATCGATTCGCGGGAAGCGGAGCTTAACGTGCGGGGCGGCGAGCGGGAAGTGGACATGCTGGCCCAGCTGTTCCAATCCCTGCTCTCCCTGGTAAGAAGCGGATATATCCTTAGCGAGCGGGATGTGCAGTATGCCGTCGAGCTGGCCAAGGATTTCCGGGCCGATCAGCTGCTGGATCTGTTCAAGGGCGAAATTACCACCACCTTCCGCGGCAAACCGATCCGAGTCAAGACGATTGGACAGAAGCATTATGTCACAACCATCAAGAAGAGGGACATCGTATTCGGCATCGGTCCTGCAGGGACCGGAAAAACGTATATTGCCGTCGTGCTCGCCGTCGCCGCTTTGAAGGAAGGATCGGTCAAGCGGATTATTCTGACCCGTCCGGCCGTGGAAGCCGGCGAAAGCCTTGGCTTTCTGCCGGGAGATCTGCAGGAGAAGGTCGATCCTTACCTTCGTCCTTTGTACGACGCGCTCTATGACGTCATGGGGCCCGACCAGGTGGCCAAGGCGCTGGAGCGGGGTCTGATCGAAATCGCGCCTCTTGCATATATGCGGGGACGCACGCTTGATGATTCCTTCATCATTCTGGACGAAGCGCAGAATACGACCCCCGAGCAGATGAAGATGTTCCTGACACGCCTTGGATTCGGGTCCAAGATGGTCATCACAGGAGACGTCACCCAGATCGACCTGCCACGGGGCAAAAAATCCGGATTGATCGAGGCCAACACGATCCTGTCCGGAATCGATGAGATCGGGTTCGTCTACTTCGCGGAACAGGATGTAGTGCGGCATTCTCTGGTGCAGAAGATCATTGTGGCCTATGAGCATTCAGCTGAAAACCTTGAATAA
- the yqfD gene encoding sporulation protein YqfD, whose translation MKEPPLSWIRGTVRLSIRGERPERFINAVNEAGIAIWNVKASGNGAELHVLLHDFFALRPLLKQTGCRMHVKGRIGLPFVASRLLKRKFFAGGLLLFGAALVLLCSLVWSVRVEGNSRLASEDVLDAARQEGIYPFQWIWRMNSPDKLSKQLAARLPGVSWVGIQRNGTAVTIQIVEAALPEAQKLNSPRHLISRTDAVITDIYAEQGRPVVERNARVKKGDILISGILGDEANTRNVVAKGEVRGLVWHEYNIEAPLSRTYTAYTGERKDRSFLVIGNWAIQLWGYGRGHFTESRTLTEHDPLTWRGYKLPLGWMTEKELELQTTETTLTPAEAKQEGLARAEADIKARYGSDSVVKAQKILHEKKENGKVYMKVLFEVDERIAEELPLVYNQGD comes from the coding sequence ATGAAGGAACCGCCGCTGTCATGGATACGTGGAACGGTGCGTCTGTCGATCAGGGGCGAGCGCCCCGAGCGGTTCATCAATGCCGTGAATGAAGCGGGTATCGCCATATGGAATGTCAAAGCGTCCGGTAACGGGGCGGAGCTGCATGTACTGCTGCATGACTTTTTCGCTCTTCGGCCGCTTCTGAAGCAGACAGGCTGCCGGATGCATGTCAAGGGCCGGATCGGACTGCCGTTCGTGGCGTCCCGGCTGCTGAAGCGTAAATTTTTCGCCGGTGGACTGCTGCTGTTCGGCGCCGCCCTCGTGCTTCTCTGTTCGCTCGTATGGAGCGTAAGGGTGGAGGGCAACAGCCGCCTGGCTTCGGAGGATGTGCTGGATGCCGCCCGCCAGGAAGGGATTTATCCGTTCCAGTGGATCTGGCGCATGAATTCGCCGGACAAGCTCTCCAAGCAGCTTGCAGCCCGTCTCCCCGGGGTATCTTGGGTAGGGATTCAGAGGAACGGGACAGCGGTCACGATCCAGATCGTCGAAGCCGCACTGCCGGAAGCGCAGAAGCTGAACAGCCCGCGTCACCTGATCAGCCGCACGGATGCGGTGATAACCGATATTTATGCGGAGCAGGGCAGGCCGGTCGTAGAGCGGAACGCAAGGGTGAAGAAGGGCGATATACTGATATCCGGCATTCTCGGCGATGAAGCGAACACCCGGAATGTTGTGGCGAAGGGCGAGGTCAGAGGCCTTGTCTGGCATGAATACAATATCGAGGCTCCGCTGTCGCGAACCTATACCGCCTACACCGGGGAAAGGAAGGACCGCAGCTTTTTGGTGATCGGCAACTGGGCCATTCAGCTGTGGGGGTACGGCAGAGGGCATTTTACAGAGTCGCGGACGCTGACCGAGCATGATCCGCTTACCTGGAGGGGATACAAGCTGCCGCTGGGCTGGATGACGGAGAAGGAATTGGAGCTCCAAACTACCGAAACAACCCTTACGCCGGCGGAAGCGAAGCAGGAAGGTCTTGCCCGGGCGGAGGCTGATATCAAAGCCCGTTACGGCAGCGACAGCGTCGTCAAAGCCCAAAAAATTTTGCATGAGAAGAAAGAGAATGGTAAAGTTTATATGAAAGTGTTGTTTGAAGTGGATGAAAGAATCGCGGAAGAGCTTCCGTTAGTATACAACCAAGGAGACTGA